One Xiphophorus hellerii strain 12219 chromosome 1, Xiphophorus_hellerii-4.1, whole genome shotgun sequence DNA segment encodes these proteins:
- the LOC116721453 gene encoding uncharacterized protein LOC116721453 encodes MAGTFRGNCLCGVVGAGVCIAGCAFLILAALPVVQIALGAVYIHDCPAGPVVPVYMMVFGILVLLMMALFALPKLLSPAAQSHSAWVVSFTILLFLSSVWLLVGSYHVYSIYPPDYEKNTTGSDSSTRRMGVPDLLTSENQSLHSRNRSQNLWEMIQILNSTNRGTNRNPTSAQQQPQQVASVSPYCNRTVYLFAFWTTTLVLVIVGNALLLIICLYGFMKCIDVFVHYLY; translated from the exons ATGGCAGGTACGTTTCGGGGGAACTGTCTGTGCGGCGTTGTCGGTGCAGGCGTGTGTATAGCAG GATGCGCCTTCCTCATTCTAGCTGCGCTCCCCGTTGTTCAGATTGCTTTGG GTGCAGTTTACATACATGACTGTCCAGCGGGACCAGTTGTTCCAGTTTATATGATGGTGTTTGGGATCTTGGTCCTGCTGATGATGGCCCTGTTCGCACTGCCGAAGCTCCTCTCTCCAGCAGCGCAGAGTCACAGCGCCTGGGTCGTCTCCTTCACCATCCTGCTATTCTTGTCTTCCGTTTGGCTTCTAGTCG GCAGCTACCACGTTTATTCCATATACCCACCCGACTACGAGAAGAACACCACGGGTTCCGACAGCTCCACCAGGAGGATGGGCGTTCCTGACCTCCTGACCTCAGAGAACCAGAGCCTTCACAGCCGCAACCGCAGCCAGAACTTGTGGGAGATGATTCAAATCCTCAACAGCACAAACAGAGGGACCAACAGAAACCCGACTAGCGCCCAACAACAGCCACAACAAGTGGCGTCTGTGTCACCATACTGCAACAGGACCGTGTACTTGTTTGCTTTCTGGACCACTACACTGGTGCTAGTGATCGTGGGAAACGCCCTGCTGCTCATCATCTGTCTGTATGGGTTCATGAAATGCATAGATGTGTTTGTACATTATCTCTACTGA
- the dnase1l1 gene encoding deoxyribonuclease-1-like 1: MTSVSLLLSLLLSLLLGVADVRGGSEFRICAFNLHHFGESKSNKNEIMITLARIITRCDVCLLQEVRDRKGTAVSKLLQTIRRYDTRNQYDLLASERLGRKGSYQEQYVFVYRTNTVKVTDRYQYPDNMPGDEDAFSREPFVVRFKAPKTSIQEFVLIPQHTTPTNATKELDALYDVLQNVRRMWRTENVMLLGDFNADCGYLAKKNRDKVRLITDRSLHWLIGENSDTTVKHSTSCSYDRIVIHGEKFNGAVVPSSAQPFNFQQEYRLTEEQALNVSDHYPVEVLLKVSSSRSFNGVTSFTSSFTVFQCFCLIICHVLS; the protein is encoded by the exons ATGACGTCCGTGTCCCTCCTGCTGTCCCTCCTGCTGTCCCTCCTGCTGGGTGTGGCTGATGTTCGAGGAGGGTCAGAGTTCAGAATCTGTGCCTTCAATCTTCATCATTTCGGGGAATCCAAATCTAACAAGAACGAGATCATGATAACTCTGGCCAGG ATCATTACTCGCTGTGACGTGTGTTTGCTTCAGGAGGTCAGAGACCGTAAAGGAACAGCCGTATCAAAGCTGCTTCAAACGATCAGAAG GTATGACACGAGGAACCAGTATGACCTTTTGGCCAGTGAGAGGCTGGGCAGGAAGGGGTCATACCAGGAGCAGTACGTGTTCGTCTACAG GACCAACACTGTGAAGGTTACTGATCGGTATCAGTACCCAGATAATATGCCAGGAGATGAAGATGCTTTCTCCAGAGAACCTTTTGTTGTTCGCTTCAAAGCCCCAAAGACct CTATACAGGAGTTTGTTCTCATCCCTCAACACACCACTCCGACCAACGCCACTAAAGAGCTGGATGCCCTGTATGACGTCCTGCAGAACGTGAGAAGGATGTGGAGAACCGAG AACGTGATGCTTCTCGGGGACTTCAACGCCGACTGTGGTTACCTGGCAAAGAAGAACCGGGACAAAGTGCGTCTGATTACAGACAGGAGCCTCCATTGGCTGATAGGAGAGAACAGCGACACCACCGTGAAACACAGCACGTCCTGCTCCTACGACAG GATTGTCATCCATGGAGAAAAGTTTAACGGAGCAGTTGTCCCTTCCTCAGCCCAGCCATTTAACTTCCAACAGGAGTACAGACTAACAGAAGAACAG GCGCTAAATGTGAGCGACCATTACCCAGTGGAGGTCCTGCTGAAGGTCAGCAGTTCCAGATCCTTCAATGGAGTCACTTCCTTTACAAGCAGCTTcactgtgtttcagtgtttctgccTTATAATCTGTCAcgtgttgtcatag